From a single Ailuropoda melanoleuca isolate Jingjing chromosome 12, ASM200744v2, whole genome shotgun sequence genomic region:
- the OGFOD1 gene encoding prolyl 3-hydroxylase OGFOD1, whose protein sequence is MSGKRPAEPGPGRTGKKGKKEVIAEFSEAVTEETLKKQVSEAWSRRTPFRHEAIVMDMDPFLHCVIPNFIQSQNFLEGLQKELLNLDFHEKYNDLYKFQQSDDLKKRREPHICALRKVLFEDFRTWLANISKIDLESTIDMSCAKYEFSDALLCHDDELEGRRIAFILYLVPPWDRSLGGTLDLYDVDEHFQPKQIVKSLIPSWNTLVFFEVSPVSFHQVSEVLSEEKSRLSISGWFHGPSLTRPPNYFEPLIPRSSHIPQDHEILYDWINPTYLDMDYQVQIQEEFEERSEILLKEFLKPEKFAEVCEALEKGDVKWSSRGPPNKRFYEKAEESELPDILKDCMELFRSEALFLLLSNFTGLKLHFLAPSEEDEVENQKEGEGASAADNTEEGTSQSSPGPESQQTAFRNNSQQTKEQTEPESEENEAKKDSSVPMCQGELRRWKTGHYTLIHDNSKTEFALDLLLYCGCEGWEPEYGGFTSYIAKGEDEELLTVNPENNSLALVYRDRETLKFVKHINHRSLEQKKAFPNRTGFWDFSFVYYE, encoded by the exons ATGAGTGGGAAACGGCCAGCTGAGCCCGGCCCCGGCCGAACCGggaaaaaggggaagaaggaggtgaTAGCGGAGTTTTCGGAAGCTGTCACGGAAGAAACCTTGAAAAAGCAGGTGTCTGAGGCCTGGAGCCGCAGGACGCCGTTCCGTCACG AGGCCATTGTCATGGACATGGATCCCTTTCTTCACTGCGTGATCCCAAACTTCATCCAAAGCCAAAACTTTCTGGAAGGGCTTCAGAAGGAACTTTTGAACCTGGACTTCCATGAAAAGTATAACGATTTATATAAGTTCCAGCAG TCTGATGAtttgaagaagagaagagagccTCACATCTGTGCTTTAAG GAAAGTTCTGTTTGAAGATTTCCGGACTTGGCTTGCTAACATTTCCAAGATTGACCTGGAATCAACTATTGACATGTCCTGTGCTAAATATGAATTCTCTG ACGCCCTCCTCTGCCATGATGATGAGCTGGAAGGGCGCCGGATCGCCTTCATTCTTTACCTGGTTCCTCCCTGGGACAGGAGCTTGGGGGGCACCCTGGACCTGTATGATGTTGATG AACACTTTCAGCCGAAGCAGATCGTCAAGTCTCTTATCCCTTCATGGAACACGCTGGTTTTCTTTGAAGTGTCTCCAGTATCGTTTCACCAG GTGTCTGAAGTCCTATCTGAAGAAAAGTCGCGTTTGTCCATAAGTGGCTGGTTCCATGGTCCTTCACTGACCCGGCCTCCCAACTACTTTGAACCTCTCATACCTCGGAGCTCTCACATCCCACAAGAT CATGAAATTTTGTATGATTGGATCAACCCTACTTATCTGGACATGGATTACCAAGTTCAAATTCAAGAAGAGTTTGAAGAAAGGTCTGAAATTCTCCTAAAGGAGTTCCTTAAG CCTGAGAAATTTGCAGAGGTCTGTGAGGCTTTGGAGAAAGGAGACGTGAAATGGAGCAGCCGAGGTCCCCCTAACAAAAG GTTTTATGAGAAAGCTGAGGAGAGCGAGCTTCCTGACATTCTGAAGGACTGCATGGAATTATTTCGCTCCGAGGCTCTGTTCTTGCTCCTGTCCAACTTCACAGGCCTGAAACTTCACTTCTTGGCCCCTTCAGAAGAGGATGAGGTGGAGAAccaaaaagagggagaaggcGCCTCTGCTGCCGATAACACTGAAGAAGGGACGAGCCAGAGCTCCCCTGGGCCAGAGAGCCAGCAGACGGCCTTCCGCAACAACAGCCAGCAGACCAAGGAGCAGACAGAGCCAGAGTCAgaggaaaatgaagcaaagaaag ACTCAAGTGTTCCCATGTGCCAGGGAGAACTGAGGCGTTGGAAGACTGGTCACTACACTTTGATCCATGACAACAGCAAGACTGAATTTGCCCTGGACTTACTTCTCTACTGTGGCTGTGAAG GCTGGGAGCCAGAATATGGTGGCTTTACTTCCTACATTGCCAAAGGTGAAGATGAAGAG CTGCTAACAGTGAATCCAGAAAACAACTCTTTGGCACTggtctacagagacagagagactctGAAATTTGTCAAGCATATTAACCACCGAAGCCTGGAACAGAAGAAAGCCTTCCCAAATAGAACCGGCTTCTGGGACTTTTCATTTGTCTATTACGAATGA
- the NUDT21 gene encoding cleavage and polyadenylation specificity factor subunit 5, with translation MSVVPPNRSQTGWPRGVNQFGNKYIQQTKPLTLERTINLYPLTNYTFGTKEPLYEKDSSVAARFQRMREEFDKIGMRRTVEGVLIVHEHRLPHVLLLQLGTTFFKLPGGELNPGEDEVEGLKRLMTEILGRQDGVLQDWVIDDCIGNWWRPNFEPPQYPYIPAHITKPKEHKKLFLVQLQEKALFAVPKNYKLVAAPLFELYDNAPGYGPIISSLPQLLSRFNFIYN, from the exons ATGTCTGTGGTGCCGCCCAATCGCTCACAAACCGGCTGGCCCCGGGGGGTCAACCAGTTCGGCAACAAGTACATCCAGCAGACCAAGCCCCTCACCCTGGAGCGCACCATCAACCT GTACCCTCTTACCAATTATACTTTTGGTACAAAAGAGCCCCTCTATGAGAAGGACAGCTCTGTTGCAGCCAGATTTCAGCGCATGAGGGAGGAATTTGATAAAATTGGAATGAGAAGGACTGTAGAAGGGGTTCTGATTGTACATGAGCACCGGCTACCACATGTGTTACTGCTACAGCTGGGAACAACTTTCTTCAAATT ACCTGGTGGTGAACTTAACCCAGGAGAAGATGAAGTTGAAGGACTAAAACGCTTAATGACAGAG ATACTGGGTCGTCAAGATGGAGTCCTGCAAGACTGGGTCATTGATGACTGCATTGGTAACTGGTGGAGGCCAAATTTTGAACCTCCTCAG TACCCATATATTCCTGCACATATTACAAAACCTAAGGAACATAAGAAGTTGTTTTTGGTTCAACTTCAAGAGAAGG ccttGTTTGCAGTCCCTAAAAATTACAAGCTCGTAGCTGCACCGTTGTTTGAATTGTATGACAATGCACCAGGATATGGACCCATCATTTCTAGTCTCCCTCAGCTTCTGAGCAG GTTCAATTTTATATACAACTGA